From a region of the Polyangia bacterium genome:
- a CDS encoding serine/threonine-protein kinase produces the protein MVGDNLGSYKILGKIGEGGMGTVYRAEHALIGRKAAIKVLLPELSSRADVVRRFFNEARAIADLNHPAVVGIFDFGFHTDGSGYIVMELLEGESLAARLERVGRLDSANAIRVTRQIAGAMAVAHSHGIIHRDLKPDNLFLVPDRTGAPGDMVKILDFGVAKLAGDGAQEGPGLTQTGMMLGTPLFMAPEQCRGAGLVDARADIYALGCVLYIMLCGRPPFAYDFPGELIAAHLHETPEGPRVHEASIAPALDEVVLRMLAKRPEDRQPSMQALLDDLERAAKASPPGTNAEPAPGASASIREAANVRHTRVLPKLRDDGRSDSDNRDDESPVTAAAPSLRRLSVTTLGRGAGEISGGPSRGAWRYWVGGAAVLVTAVGLAAVLLSPPSAKRPVAATGAPAPTAPTPAPPATEPKAAPAPPVVTAPTAEKDETVPVAPAIPPPTKSAAPEYVTFKIEGAEEAIAVKLDGKSVSASGPLRLPRDRAVHSIRVSSAHFLPESFSKRADADRTLRLKNELRPLTAPGGR, from the coding sequence GTGGTCGGAGACAATCTCGGCAGCTACAAGATCCTGGGAAAGATCGGCGAAGGCGGGATGGGCACCGTCTATCGCGCCGAACACGCGCTGATCGGTCGCAAGGCCGCGATCAAGGTCCTGCTGCCCGAACTGTCCAGCCGCGCTGATGTCGTGCGCCGCTTCTTCAACGAAGCGCGCGCGATCGCCGACCTGAACCACCCGGCGGTGGTCGGCATCTTCGACTTTGGCTTTCACACCGACGGCAGCGGATACATCGTGATGGAGTTGCTGGAGGGCGAAAGCCTGGCCGCTCGGCTGGAGCGGGTTGGGCGCCTCGACAGCGCCAACGCCATCCGGGTGACCCGCCAGATTGCCGGCGCGATGGCCGTCGCCCACAGCCACGGGATCATCCACCGTGACCTCAAGCCGGACAATCTGTTCCTGGTCCCCGACCGCACCGGCGCGCCCGGCGACATGGTCAAGATTCTCGATTTCGGCGTGGCCAAGCTGGCCGGCGACGGCGCGCAGGAAGGCCCGGGGCTCACCCAGACCGGGATGATGCTGGGGACCCCGCTTTTCATGGCCCCCGAACAGTGTCGGGGCGCAGGTCTTGTTGACGCGCGCGCGGACATCTATGCGCTGGGCTGCGTGCTTTACATCATGTTGTGCGGGCGGCCGCCGTTCGCCTACGACTTTCCCGGCGAACTGATCGCGGCGCACTTGCACGAGACGCCGGAGGGTCCACGTGTCCATGAAGCGTCGATCGCGCCGGCGCTGGACGAGGTGGTTCTGCGCATGCTGGCGAAACGGCCGGAGGACCGCCAGCCGTCGATGCAAGCGCTGCTGGACGATCTCGAGCGCGCGGCAAAGGCCTCGCCGCCCGGAACCAACGCCGAGCCCGCCCCCGGCGCCAGCGCATCGATCAGAGAGGCCGCGAACGTTCGCCACACCAGGGTCCTGCCGAAACTCAGGGACGATGGCCGTTCCGACAGCGATAACCGTGACGATGAATCACCGGTGACGGCCGCCGCACCGTCCCTGCGCCGGCTGTCCGTGACCACCCTTGGTCGAGGCGCGGGCGAGATCTCCGGCGGACCGTCGCGCGGAGCCTGGCGGTATTGGGTGGGTGGCGCCGCCGTCCTGGTCACCGCGGTCGGCCTGGCGGCCGTATTGCTGTCGCCGCCATCCGCGAAGCGACCGGTCGCCGCGACCGGGGCACCAGCCCCGACGGCCCCCACGCCGGCACCTCCGGCCACGGAACCAAAGGCGGCGCCCGCCCCGCCTGTGGTCACCGCGCCGACGGCAGAGAAGGACGAAACCGTCCCGGTGGCGCCGGCGATCCCACCACCGACGAAAAGCGCCGCGCCGGAATACGTCACTTTCAAGATCGAAGGCGCCGAGGAGGCGATCGCCGTCAAGCTCGACGGGAAAAGCGTCTCCGCGAGCGGTCCTCTCAGGCTGCCGCGCGATCGCGCGGTTCATTCCATCCGGGTGAGCAGCGCGCATTTTCTGCCCGAGAGTTTCTCGAAGCGCGCCGACGCCGATCGAACCCTGCGTCTGAAAAACGAGCTGCGCCCGCTGACCGCGCCCGGCGGCCGATAA
- the fbaA gene encoding class II fructose-bisphosphate aldolase, translating to MAPMKMKPGVVTGNALLELFAYCKEQSCALPAVNVIGSHGANAALAAARDAKAPVIIQFSHTGSQFYGGKFLDNTNHAASIAGAVAGALHVRTVAAAYGVAVVLHTDHCAKKLLPWVDGVITAGEEYFARHGEPLFSSHMLDLSEQPLEENLAISKKYLARIAKMKMTLEIELGVTGGEEDGVDNSGVEHDKLYTHPEDILRAYDELGPVGSFTVAAAFGNTHGVYAPGNVKLKPDILHQSQEFVKAARKTGNQPMNFVFHGGSGSTPQEISEAVSYGVVKMNIDTDTQWAFTDPVKKYMDEKGAYLKSQLGNPEGPDKPNKKYIDPRVWMHLAEKGMANRLVEAFKDLGSFGKFAF from the coding sequence ATGGCGCCAATGAAAATGAAGCCCGGGGTGGTGACGGGCAACGCATTGCTAGAGCTATTCGCTTATTGCAAGGAGCAAAGTTGCGCGTTGCCCGCGGTCAACGTCATCGGCTCGCACGGCGCCAACGCCGCCCTGGCCGCCGCGCGCGACGCGAAGGCGCCGGTGATCATCCAGTTCTCCCACACCGGTTCGCAGTTCTACGGCGGCAAGTTCCTGGACAACACGAACCACGCGGCGTCGATCGCCGGCGCCGTGGCGGGCGCCCTGCACGTGCGCACGGTGGCCGCCGCTTATGGCGTCGCGGTCGTGCTGCACACCGATCACTGCGCGAAGAAGCTTCTGCCCTGGGTGGACGGCGTCATCACCGCCGGCGAGGAATACTTCGCCCGCCACGGCGAGCCGCTGTTCAGCTCGCACATGCTTGATCTGTCGGAACAGCCGCTGGAAGAGAACCTGGCCATCAGCAAAAAATACCTGGCTCGCATCGCCAAGATGAAGATGACCCTGGAGATCGAGCTTGGCGTCACCGGCGGCGAGGAGGACGGCGTCGACAATTCGGGCGTCGAGCACGACAAGCTGTACACCCACCCCGAGGACATCCTGCGCGCCTACGACGAGCTGGGGCCGGTGGGCAGCTTCACCGTGGCGGCCGCCTTCGGCAACACCCACGGCGTCTACGCGCCCGGCAACGTCAAGCTCAAGCCGGACATCCTTCACCAGTCGCAGGAGTTCGTGAAAGCCGCCCGCAAGACTGGCAACCAGCCGATGAACTTCGTCTTCCACGGCGGTTCGGGCTCGACGCCGCAGGAGATCAGCGAGGCGGTTTCCTACGGCGTGGTGAAGATGAACATCGACACCGATACCCAGTGGGCGTTCACCGATCCGGTGAAGAAGTACATGGATGAAAAAGGCGCCTATCTGAAATCGCAGCTGGGCAATCCCGAGGGGCCGGACAAGCCCAACAAGAAATACATCGATCCTCGCGTGTGGATGCACCTGGCGGAAAAGGGAATGGCCAACCGGCTGGTCGAGGCGTTCAAGGACCTCGGCTCGTTCGGCAAGTTCGCGTTCTGA
- a CDS encoding FAD-dependent monooxygenase — protein MPPDSCQVLIAGAGPTGLALALWLARAGVRLRIVEREPSPPETSRAIAVQARTLELYRQLGIADRIIAGGRTLDALNVWVRGHKVAHIPFGDIGRGRSRYPFVLMLAQDQHERLLTAALKEAGVAVQRGVSLTGFTFDDSGVHARLAMPDGRSETCAARYLAGCDGARSIVRHTVNIGFPGGTYGHLFYVADLQAEGPAADGQLHVALDDAGFLGAFPLKGTGHVRLIGTVRADAVAADPSDGGGEGSTLTWDDVDQRLLEGVGLRVREVQWFSTYHVHHRVVDRFGQGPVFLLGDAAHIHSPVGGQGMNTGIGDAFNLAWKLAEVLRGRAPASLLDTYEQERRAFAGRLVATTDRLFTLATRDGVIARWLRTHAVPPTIARVFSTERGRQFLFATVSQTRIRYRSSALSHGRAGVLHAGDRLPWLAADVADADDNDNYAPLGARQWQAHVYGQPMSGVEALEAACRRRDIPLVKRPWQPSAGDAGFEPGALYLIRPDGYLAFVDRDGGAANTLDAYLGRHFLGATAPKTAPAPGSP, from the coding sequence ATGCCGCCCGACTCCTGTCAGGTCTTGATCGCCGGCGCCGGCCCGACGGGTCTGGCCTTGGCGCTGTGGCTGGCGCGGGCCGGCGTTCGCCTGCGCATCGTCGAACGCGAGCCATCGCCGCCGGAGACCTCGCGGGCGATCGCGGTGCAAGCGCGCACCCTGGAGCTGTACCGCCAGCTGGGCATCGCCGATCGGATCATCGCCGGCGGGCGGACGCTGGATGCGTTGAATGTTTGGGTCCGCGGCCACAAGGTCGCCCACATCCCGTTCGGCGACATCGGCCGGGGCCGCAGCCGTTATCCGTTTGTGTTGATGCTGGCCCAGGATCAGCACGAACGTTTGCTGACCGCGGCGTTGAAAGAAGCCGGCGTCGCCGTCCAGCGCGGCGTCTCGCTGACCGGGTTCACCTTCGACGACAGCGGTGTGCACGCGCGCCTGGCCATGCCCGATGGCCGCAGCGAAACGTGCGCGGCCCGCTATCTGGCTGGTTGCGACGGCGCGCGCTCGATCGTGCGGCACACCGTGAACATTGGATTTCCCGGCGGTACGTACGGCCATCTGTTCTACGTCGCCGATCTGCAAGCTGAAGGGCCGGCTGCCGACGGCCAGTTACACGTCGCCCTGGACGACGCCGGCTTTCTGGGCGCGTTTCCGCTGAAAGGAACCGGGCACGTTCGCTTGATCGGAACCGTGCGCGCCGATGCCGTGGCCGCTGATCCGTCGGACGGCGGCGGGGAGGGTTCGACGCTGACCTGGGACGACGTCGACCAGCGCCTGCTGGAAGGTGTCGGCCTGCGCGTGCGGGAGGTGCAGTGGTTTTCGACCTACCACGTGCACCATCGGGTGGTGGATCGCTTCGGGCAGGGCCCGGTGTTTCTGCTCGGCGACGCCGCGCACATTCACAGCCCCGTCGGTGGGCAAGGGATGAACACCGGCATCGGCGACGCCTTCAACCTGGCGTGGAAACTGGCCGAGGTCCTGCGCGGACGCGCCCCGGCGTCTCTCCTGGACACGTACGAGCAAGAGCGCCGCGCTTTCGCTGGTCGTCTGGTCGCCACCACCGATCGTCTTTTCACCCTGGCGACGCGCGACGGAGTCATCGCTCGCTGGCTGCGCACGCACGCCGTGCCGCCTACCATAGCGCGCGTCTTCAGCACCGAACGGGGCCGTCAGTTCCTGTTCGCCACGGTTTCGCAGACCCGCATTCGCTATCGGTCGAGCGCGCTGTCGCACGGGCGTGCCGGCGTTTTACATGCTGGCGATCGTCTGCCGTGGCTGGCCGCCGACGTCGCTGACGCCGATGACAATGACAACTACGCCCCGCTGGGCGCCCGCCAGTGGCAGGCGCACGTCTACGGCCAGCCCATGTCGGGAGTCGAGGCGTTGGAGGCGGCGTGCCGGCGTCGGGACATCCCGCTGGTGAAACGACCGTGGCAGCCGTCAGCCGGCGACGCCGGGTTTGAACCAGGCGCGTTGTATCTGATTCGGCCCGACGGTTATCTGGCCTTCGTTGATCGCGACGGCGGCGCCGCCAACACCCTGGACGCTTATCTCGGGCGGCATTTTCTCGGCGCGACGGCACCGAAAACGGCGCCCGCGCCTGGTTCACCTTGA
- a CDS encoding PHB depolymerase family esterase translates to MRAARSIQLFAVGLLVGCGTTHRNGGAISGCGSGFLQPGDQTVMLPFGGVARDYILHVPTGYDGNSPVPLVLDIHGLTSNAFEQELLSGWRQKADASGFIVVYPDGLNASWNGGSLCCGTSQMNGVDDEGFLRTVVAKVSQDGCIDPKRVYATGLSNGGAMSHLLACRAADLFAATAPVSMGNGTMPCQPSRPLSVIMFRGTSDLLVPYAGGTFPGAQADFDQWTELDHCTGAPETTQGICSTNKQCAGGAEVSLCTINAGHVLYAQAAAQGAPVPDVVWEAFQSHTLP, encoded by the coding sequence ATGAGAGCCGCTCGATCGATCCAGCTTTTCGCCGTGGGCTTGCTGGTGGGTTGCGGGACCACCCATCGAAACGGGGGCGCGATCAGCGGCTGCGGCAGCGGCTTTTTGCAGCCGGGCGATCAAACGGTGATGTTGCCATTTGGCGGGGTGGCCCGTGATTACATCCTTCACGTCCCGACCGGCTATGACGGGAATAGCCCGGTGCCATTGGTGTTGGACATTCACGGGCTGACGTCGAACGCCTTCGAGCAAGAGCTGTTGTCAGGATGGCGGCAAAAGGCGGACGCCAGCGGATTCATCGTCGTTTACCCCGACGGGCTGAACGCTTCTTGGAACGGCGGCAGCCTGTGTTGCGGAACGTCGCAGATGAACGGCGTCGACGACGAAGGATTCTTGCGCACCGTCGTGGCCAAGGTTTCCCAGGACGGCTGCATCGATCCCAAACGCGTCTATGCCACCGGGCTGTCCAACGGCGGAGCGATGTCGCACCTGCTGGCTTGCCGGGCGGCCGATCTGTTCGCCGCCACGGCGCCGGTCTCGATGGGCAATGGCACCATGCCTTGCCAGCCGTCGCGGCCGCTGTCGGTGATCATGTTCCGCGGCACGAGCGATCTGCTGGTGCCTTATGCGGGCGGGACGTTCCCCGGCGCGCAAGCGGATTTCGATCAGTGGACCGAGCTTGATCATTGCACCGGCGCGCCAGAAACCACCCAGGGGATCTGCAGCACCAACAAGCAGTGCGCCGGCGGCGCCGAGGTCAGCTTGTGTACGATCAACGCCGGCCACGTCCTTTATGCGCAAGCCGCCGCCCAGGGCGCGCCCGTTCCCGACGTGGTGTGGGAAGCTTTCCAGAGTCACACCTTGCCTTGA
- a CDS encoding dihydrofolate reductase family protein, with protein sequence MRLVATEYLSLDGYFHEPGQWSRPFFCEEAGQFKWAELQASDALLLGRKTYEGFAKAWPGMREQTGPFGAKMNDMPKYVVSSTLTEATWSGSQVIRTNAVEEIRKLKERPGNDLLLAGSGQLFNALLRANLIDRYRFMVHPIVLGKGARLFGEGLGETVLKRVETQTFRLGIVVAEYEPTSG encoded by the coding sequence ATGAGACTCGTCGCAACCGAATACCTGTCGCTCGATGGCTATTTCCACGAACCCGGCCAATGGTCGCGTCCGTTTTTCTGCGAAGAAGCCGGGCAATTCAAGTGGGCCGAGCTTCAGGCCAGCGATGCTTTGCTCCTCGGGCGCAAGACCTATGAAGGCTTCGCCAAGGCGTGGCCGGGCATGCGCGAGCAGACTGGCCCCTTCGGCGCGAAGATGAACGACATGCCGAAGTACGTCGTCTCGTCGACGCTGACCGAGGCCACCTGGTCGGGCTCGCAGGTCATCCGCACGAACGCCGTCGAGGAGATCCGAAAGTTGAAGGAACGGCCCGGCAATGATCTGCTGCTGGCGGGCAGCGGTCAGCTTTTCAACGCCCTTCTTCGCGCCAACCTGATCGATCGCTACCGTTTCATGGTGCATCCGATCGTGCTGGGAAAAGGAGCCCGGCTGTTCGGCGAGGGACTGGGCGAGACGGTGTTGAAGCGCGTCGAAACCCAGACGTTCCGCCTCGGCATCGTGGTGGCCGAGTACGAGCCGACCAGCGGTTGA
- a CDS encoding cation diffusion facilitator family transporter codes for MAETAPAPEANESVLTVMVALAANIGVALAKLVAAVLSRSSAMLAEAFHSLADSGNEILLLVAQKRSQRPADEDHPLGHGREAYFWALMASLAVFFSGALLSVRQGIAALLHPSTKGTSFAVAYLVLAVSLVLELVSLRRVYHQLREEAADLSREFAEHFALSSDPIGRAIFSEDAAAVIGNLVAAIGLGLHQLTGSAIPDGVAAIVIGLVLGYVALQLVRRNGDFLIGRRASAAIYQSVHTTIASQPGVRAVTELVVTFLGPRRLWVIARIDVDEALGGADVKALVRKTQEVLSAQSRFIARIDLVLAG; via the coding sequence ATGGCCGAGACAGCGCCAGCGCCCGAAGCGAACGAGAGCGTCCTCACCGTGATGGTGGCGCTGGCCGCGAATATCGGCGTGGCGCTGGCGAAGCTGGTCGCCGCCGTCCTGTCGCGGTCCAGCGCCATGCTGGCGGAAGCCTTCCATTCGCTGGCTGACTCCGGCAACGAGATCTTGTTGCTGGTGGCGCAAAAACGCAGCCAGCGCCCGGCCGACGAAGACCATCCGCTCGGACACGGACGAGAGGCTTACTTCTGGGCGCTGATGGCCTCGCTGGCAGTTTTCTTCAGCGGGGCTTTGCTGTCGGTGCGCCAGGGCATCGCGGCGCTGCTTCACCCGTCGACGAAGGGAACGTCGTTCGCCGTCGCCTACCTCGTGCTGGCCGTCTCGCTGGTCCTCGAGCTGGTGTCTTTGCGGCGGGTCTATCATCAGCTCCGCGAAGAGGCCGCCGACCTCAGTCGTGAATTCGCCGAGCACTTCGCGCTCAGCTCTGATCCCATCGGGCGCGCCATCTTTTCCGAAGACGCGGCGGCGGTGATCGGCAACCTGGTGGCGGCGATCGGCCTCGGCCTGCACCAGCTCACCGGTTCGGCGATCCCCGACGGCGTCGCCGCGATCGTCATCGGCCTGGTCCTCGGGTACGTGGCGCTGCAGCTGGTCAGGCGAAACGGCGACTTCCTGATCGGGCGCCGCGCCTCGGCGGCCATTTACCAGAGCGTCCACACCACCATCGCCTCGCAGCCCGGCGTGCGTGCGGTGACCGAGCTGGTGGTCACCTTCCTCGGGCCGCGACGATTGTGGGTCATCGCGCGCATCGACGTCGACGAAGCCCTCGGCGGCGCCGACGTCAAGGCCCTGGTACGAAAGACGCAGGAGGTTCTGTCCGCCCAATCGCGTTTCATCGCACGCATCGATCTGGTCCTGGCCGGGTGA
- a CDS encoding carbohydrate binding domain-containing protein — translation MAFRIGRAGGRHLLLFLAGILSGCGGAESFSYQPGNGSGGEAGAGETGGTGGVVMVGVGGSGGNPSGVAGAGGQAIDVGSSSGGQPGDGATSSDAGDDLGFVGATGGSNAGGASGSGGASGSGGANASGGAGGARPIDAGGADGAADARIVTGACAGKVRALGTGDTVIATFEDSSLTSWYEYRDSTAAATLNPIAIVMPGAAGTSRGARLSGQGFQGYGAGIGISIHCWDSSVFQGISFWAKGTSGTDNRIAFQVAIPQTHAVADGGDCTARCYDHPSKQVLLEPNWQQYHVPFTDLAQAGFGDPAAYQGIIMALNWVSLAGPTLDFSIDEIAFY, via the coding sequence ATGGCCTTCAGAATCGGCCGTGCTGGTGGCAGGCACCTTCTCCTCTTTCTCGCCGGAATCCTCAGCGGCTGCGGTGGCGCCGAAAGCTTCAGCTACCAACCGGGCAATGGCTCCGGTGGAGAGGCGGGAGCCGGCGAGACGGGTGGAACCGGCGGTGTGGTGATGGTCGGCGTCGGCGGCAGCGGCGGAAACCCGAGCGGCGTGGCCGGAGCCGGAGGCCAGGCGATTGACGTGGGCTCAAGCTCCGGCGGACAGCCAGGTGACGGCGCGACGAGCAGCGATGCTGGCGACGACCTCGGGTTCGTGGGTGCAACGGGTGGATCGAACGCGGGCGGTGCTTCCGGTTCCGGTGGCGCTTCCGGTTCCGGCGGCGCGAACGCCAGCGGCGGCGCCGGCGGCGCCAGGCCGATCGATGCGGGCGGCGCCGACGGAGCAGCCGACGCGCGAATCGTCACCGGTGCCTGCGCCGGCAAAGTGCGCGCGCTGGGAACGGGCGATACGGTCATCGCCACCTTCGAAGACAGCAGCCTGACCAGCTGGTACGAGTACCGCGATTCCACGGCGGCGGCGACGCTGAACCCGATCGCGATCGTGATGCCGGGAGCTGCCGGGACTTCGCGCGGCGCGCGGCTGAGTGGTCAAGGCTTTCAAGGTTACGGCGCAGGAATCGGCATCTCGATACACTGCTGGGACTCGTCCGTCTTCCAGGGGATCAGCTTCTGGGCCAAGGGCACCTCGGGAACGGACAACCGGATCGCCTTTCAGGTGGCTATTCCTCAAACTCACGCCGTCGCGGACGGCGGCGATTGCACGGCCCGGTGCTACGACCACCCGTCGAAACAGGTGTTGCTGGAGCCGAACTGGCAGCAGTACCACGTCCCCTTCACCGACCTCGCCCAAGCCGGCTTCGGCGATCCCGCCGCCTATCAGGGCATCATCATGGCGCTCAATTGGGTCAGCCTGGCGGGCCCGACCCTAGACTTCTCTATCGACGAGATCGCCTTTTATTAA
- a CDS encoding BON domain-containing protein, protein MGWRQCFVGIAGILAIGIGPGIGTAKVARAAQTRIDETPAIVTPDQNLINKVSNALADDPALTLDQFTVEASQGVVELTGSAGSYSQHDRAIKDARRVEGVIVVKDNITVIQRDF, encoded by the coding sequence ATGGGATGGAGGCAGTGTTTTGTGGGGATCGCGGGGATACTTGCGATTGGTATTGGGCCGGGGATTGGGACCGCAAAGGTCGCCCGGGCGGCGCAAACCAGGATCGACGAAACGCCGGCGATCGTGACGCCGGATCAAAACTTGATCAATAAGGTGAGCAATGCCTTGGCCGATGATCCCGCGCTGACCTTGGATCAGTTCACCGTCGAGGCTAGCCAGGGGGTCGTCGAACTGACAGGCAGCGCCGGGTCCTATAGCCAGCACGATCGGGCCATCAAGGATGCCCGGCGTGTGGAAGGCGTCATCGTCGTGAAAGACAACATTACCGTCATCCAGCGTGACTTTTGA
- a CDS encoding antibiotic biosynthesis monooxygenase: MWIRLGSFAVQPEQLDDLRTVYNRDCVPVVKAAAGNVDCYLMENVDEPTRCIVCTVWRTEQDAKAYEASGAAMNVVGKVRGFFAGPPTLASYRVDGRQ; encoded by the coding sequence ATGTGGATTCGATTGGGATCGTTCGCCGTGCAGCCGGAACAGCTGGACGACCTGCGCACCGTTTACAACCGTGATTGCGTGCCCGTCGTCAAAGCCGCCGCCGGCAACGTCGATTGCTACCTGATGGAAAACGTCGACGAGCCCACCCGTTGCATCGTGTGTACCGTCTGGCGTACCGAGCAGGACGCCAAGGCGTACGAAGCCAGCGGCGCGGCGATGAACGTGGTGGGAAAGGTGCGCGGGTTCTTCGCCGGGCCACCCACGCTCGCGAGTTATCGCGTCGACGGCCGTCAGTAA